A region from the Lolium perenne isolate Kyuss_39 chromosome 4, Kyuss_2.0, whole genome shotgun sequence genome encodes:
- the LOC127295815 gene encoding ran-binding protein 1 homolog b, protein MADPAEHRVAEEEEATAAGEEEDTGAQIAPIVKLEEVAITTGEEDEEILLDMKAKLYRFDKDGSQWKERGTGAVKLLKHKETAKVRLVMRQAKTLKICANHLVVASIKMQEHAGSDKSCVWHALDFADGELKEEMFAIRFGSVENCKKFKDLVDQIAEEQGKNEEKESEEASSAAELVEKLTVTEEKKAEPVEKEETPAAVDDTKDAKE, encoded by the exons ATGGCCGACCCGGCGGAGCACCgcgtggcggaggaggaggaggccacggCGGCGGGCGAGGAGGAGGACACCGGCGCCCAGATCGCCCCCATCGTGAAGCTCGAGGAGGtcgccatcaccaccggcgaggaggacgaggagatcCTCCTCGACAT GAAAGCGAAGCTCTACAGATTCGACAAGGACGGGAGCCAGTGGAAGGAGCGGGGCACGGGCGCCGTCAAGCTGCTCAAGCACAAGGAGACCGCCAAGGTCCGCCTCGTCATGCGGCAGGCCAAGACGCTCAAGATCTGCGCCAACCACCTCG TGGTGGCGTCGATCAAGATGCAGGAGCACGCTGGCAGCGACAAGTCGTGCGTGTGGCACGCTCTGGATTTCGCCGACGGTGAGCTCAAGGAGGAGATGTTCGCCATCCGCTTTGGATCCGTCGAGA ACTGCAAGAAATTCAAGGATCTCGTAGACCAGATCGCCGAGGAGCAAGGAAAGAACGAGGAGAAAGAGAGTGAGGAAGCCTCCTCTGCTGCCGAGTTGGTAGAGAAGTTAACGGTGACCGAGGAGAAGAAGGCGGAACCTGTGGAGAAAGAGGAGACTCCCGCAGCAGTAGATGATACCAAGGATGCTAAGGAGTGA
- the LOC127347729 gene encoding mitogen-activated protein kinase kinase kinase 18 — MEWTRGKCIGKGAFGTVHLAVDRATGRAFAVKSVDTKGGAPAAAMACLESEIRILKHLSSPFVVAYLGDDATAASRNLHMELVPGGTAADAAAAGGIGERATRCVVRPVVAALRYLHDVAGVVHGDVKGRNVLLGGNDGAKLADFGAARLVSEGAPRGPRGTPAWMAPEVARGGASTPASDVWSLGCTAVELLTGKRPWSEIGGALEVGELLLRVGFGGKRPELPSCLSDPCRDFVDRCLRRDAGERWTCEQLLRHPFLATDAHDDAGVPEPSPRAVLDWAAAEDSDSDASSGCSEVDMEDEHEVMARAKGRIAELASDSTRTSWARELDECPTWASDAWAPLPSLEMSTNVRSPSDAATVADAGNGGARGPAVSSGSRDGVLVTAGGDGGVNGRASCDDPSRNHKCWPRVDRPSWPPSAVVFIMLVSCILSHLIQSKNFFDQAAGEVFIFFLLFLVHASLVVLTTDS, encoded by the coding sequence ATGGAGTGGACGCGCGGGAAATGCATCGGGAAGGGCGCCTTCGGCACGGTGCACCTGGCCGTCGACAGGGCCACAGGCCGCGCCTTCGCGGTCAAGTCGGTGGACACCAAGGGCGGCGCGCCGGCCGCGGCGATGGCGTGCCTGGAGAGCGAGATAAGGATCCTGAAGCACCTCAGCTCGCCGTTCGTCGTGGCGTACCTCGGGGACGACGCGACGGCAGCGTCCAGGAACCTGCACATGGAGCTGGTCCCGGGCGGCACCGCtgccgacgcggcggcggcgggtggcaTCGGCGAGCGGGCAACTCGGTGCGTCGTGCGCCCGGTGGTTGCCGCGCTGCGCTACCTCCACGACGTCGCCGGGGTGGTGCACGGGGACGTCAAGGGCAGGAACGTGCTCCTCGGCGGCAACGATGGCGCCAAGCTCGCGGATTTCGGCGCGGCGAGGCTCGTGTCCGAGGGTGCGCCACGGGGCCCGCGCGGGACACCCGCTTGGATGGCGCCGGAGGTGGCCCGCGGCGGCGCGTCGACGCCGGCGTCCGACGTCTGGTCGCTCGGCTGCACGGCTGTGGAGCTGCTCACCGGGAAGCGGCCGTGGTCGGAGATCGGCGGCGCGCTCGAGGTCGGCGAGCTGCTGCTCCGCGTCGGGTTCGGCGGGAAGCGGCCCGAGCTCCCCTCGTGCCTCTCTGACCCCTGCCGAGACTTCGTCGACCGATGCCTCCGCCGGGACGCCGGCGAGCGGTGGACGTGCGAGCAGCTGCTGCGCCACCCGTTCCTCGCCACCGATGCCCACGACGACGCCGGCGTGCCAGAGCCGTCGCCCCGGGCGGTTCTCGACTGGGCGGCAGCGGAAGACTCGGACTCCGACGCATCCTCCGGCTGCTCGGAGGTCGACATGGAGGACGAGCACGAGGTGATGGCGCGCGCAAAGGGGAGGATTGCCGAATTGGCATCAGACAGCACGCGCACAAGCTGGGCGCGCGAGTTGGATGAATGCCCAACCTGGGCTTCCGACGCCTGGGCCCCACTGCCCAGTCTCGAGATGTCAACCAATGTACGATCGCCATCCGACGCTGCCACAGTCGCCGATGCAGGAAATGGCGGCGCCCGTGGGCCCGCCGTTAGCAGCGGCAGCAGAGACGGTGTCCTCGTtaccgccggcggcgacggcggtgtCAACGGCCGTGCCTCGTGTGACGATCCCAGTAGGAACCATAAATGTTGGCCTCGGGTTGATCGGCCCAGTTGGCCGCCGTCGGCCGTTGTGTTCATCATGCTGGTGTCATGTATTCTCTCGCATTTGATTCAATCGAAGAATTTTTTTGATCAAGCAGCCGGTGAAGTgttcattttttttttactgtttcTGGTTCATGCTTCTTTGGTGGTTTTGACTACTGACTCTTGA